Proteins from a single region of Hordeum vulgare subsp. vulgare chromosome 6H, MorexV3_pseudomolecules_assembly, whole genome shotgun sequence:
- the LOC123402324 gene encoding uncharacterized protein LOC123402324 — protein sequence MWGDVVALVRQGLRWRRRRGRRSTARVVDESALGLGADGDAGAAAAAPSVGGALARALLALACAVRFDGEDVPTEEAWAASVWRPRADEVSHLMVRESMRYAIYA from the coding sequence ATGTGGGGCGACGTGGTGGCGCTCGTCCGACAGGGcctgcggtggcggcggcggaggggaaGGAGGTCTACGGCGCGGGTGGTGGACGAGAGCGCGCTCGGCCTCGGCGCCGACGGTGATGCCGGTGCCGCCGCGGCTGCGCCGAGCGTGGGCGGCGCTCTGGCCAGGGCGCTCCTGGCGCTGGCGTGTGCCGTCCGCTTCGACGGCGAGGACGTGCCGACGGAGGAGGCCTGGGCGGCGAGCGTATGGCGGCCACGGGCCGACGAGGTCAGCCACCTCATGGTGCGCGAGAGCATGCGCTATGCCATCTACGCGTAG